ATAATTGACTTTCCCGCGCCAGTCTCCCCTGTTAAAACAGTCATACCTTCTTGAAAAGATAGATTTAAAGATTCGATGATAGCAAAATTTCTAATCGTTAGTTCTTGTAGCAAATCTATTCACCTCAAATTTAGAGCATTTCAATAAAGCGCTCTGATAATACTTTCGCGTCGTCTTCACTACGACAAATGATCAAACACGTATCATCTCCGCACAATGATCCGACTTTTTCTTCCCAATTTAAATTATCAATTAGGGCTCCAATGGCATTAGCGTTTCCTGGCATCACTTTTAAAATAAGCATGAACTGTACCGTTTCAACGCTAATAAATGCATCTACAAGAGAGCGTTTCAGCTTTTGGTGCGGGTTGAAACGATTATCAGCAGGTAAACTGTATTTGTATGTTCCAGTTTGTGTTGGAACTTTCACTAGATGCAGTTCTTTAATATCGCGGGAAATCGTGGCTTGGGTGACTTTGACATCTCTTTTTAGTAATAACGCAACAAGATCTTCTTGCGTTTCGATTTCGTTTGACGTAACGAGCTCTCTAATAATAATATGACGATGACCTTTATTCATTATTTCTCACCTCACGAACTTTTTCTCTCTTATATCTTAGCCGAAAACGAGCGTAAAGTCACGGATTTAACTTAAGAAATGTTTACAAAGACGATTATGCATGTGAAAAATAGCAAATTAGGCTTAAAAATACATAGAACTAGCTGAAAACACAAAAAACCGAGTGCTCTGAAACAGATCACTCGGCATGCATAATTATTCTAATTTCGTATGGGCTTTTGCCACAATATCCGATAATTCTGTAGCAGATAAGTGATTTTCACCTTTATTATCCCATTTTAAGTGGGCGATAAATTCGATATTTCCCTCTCCACCCGTGATCGGAGAAAAATCAACGGCCATCACCGAATATCCTTCCGCAAGTGCAAAATTGGTGATTTTTTCGATGACTTGCAGATGAATTTTAGGATCACGAATAATCCCTTTTTTCCCGACCTGCTCTTTTCCCGCCTCAAATTGCGGTTTAATCAAGGTCATAACGTCTCCGCCACTAACCAATACTGTTTTTAAAACTGGCAGAATCAATTTCAGCGAGATAAAAGAAACGTCAATGGTCGCAAAGTCAGCCAAGCCTTGAGTAAAATCAGCAGGTGTCACATAACGAAAATTCGTGCGTTCCATTACGGTCACACGTGGGTCATTACGCAATTTCCACGCTAACTGGTTATAGCCCACATCAAGCGCGTACGAGTGTTTTGCACCATTTTGGAGCGCACAATCGGTAAATCCGCCCGTGGAGGAGCCAATATCAAGTAGTAACTTGTCTTTTACATCCAAATCAAATACTTGTAGTGCCTTTTCAAGCTTCAATCCGCCGCGACTCACATAAGGCATAACTTTCCCTTTCACTTGAAAGACAGCTTCTACTGGAAACTTCTCGCCTGGTTTATCGACACGCTCTTCCTTTAAATAAACTAAGCCCGCCATGACAGACCGCTTTGCCTTTTCTCGTGTTTCAAATAGTCCTTGTTCTACTAATAATACGTCTACGCGTTCTTTTTTTATAGCCATCTCTACGCCCTTATCTGTTTTTCTGGTAATATTTTTTGAATAGTACTTAAAATGCCAAGCGCCGAAATCCCGTGATCTGCGAGAATCATGTCAACCGAGCCGTGACTAATAAATTCATCAGGAAGACCTATTCGACGAACTACCGCTTGATCAAAGCCATGTTCTTCCGCAAATTCAAGAACCGCCGTACCAAAGCCACCTTTTAAAAGTGCTTCTTCGACCGTGATAATTGGAATATTACGCTCCATTAGATCTTGTAGCATTTTTTCGTCGAGCGGTTTGATAAAGCGTGCATTAATCACGCCAGCTTGAAGGCCTTGTTTCTTCAATTCGATCGCGGCTTCAACAGCCATCGGAATCGTCGTACCAAACGTTACAATAGCGACATCTACAGGCTCACTGAGCGTCTCCCACGAACCGATTGGAACAGCTTTCATCTCCGCATCGATTTTGATACCAAGCCCATTACCACGCGGATAACGAATCGCGATGGGGCCATCATTATATTCATACGCCGTTTTCACAAGATGACGCGCTTCATTTTCATCTTTTGGCATCATAATTGTCATATTCGGAATACCACGCAAAAAGCTAATATCAAAAATACCTTGATGCGTCTCTCCGTCAGCACCAACTAATCCAGCGCGATCAATACCAATCATTACATTCAGCTCTTGCCGGCAAATATCATGGACCACTTGATCATACGCACGTTGTAAAAAAGTCGAATAAATCGCCAAAAACGGTTTCATATCAAGCGCTGCAAGTCCTGCCGCCATTGTTGTTGCATGCTGTTCCGCGATCCCTACATCAAAAAAGCGATCAGGAAATGCCGTTGCAAATTTTTCTAGCTTCGAACCAACTGGCATGGCTGGTGTAATCGCAACAACACGTTCGTCATTCTGCGCCAGTTCCAGTATTGCCTCGCTAATAACCGCGCTCCAAGCAGGTGGTCCGCCAACAGGTTTGATAAAGTCGCCTGTCTCAATTTTGTAAGGACCAGTTCCATGCCAGTTACCAATGCGATCCGATTCAGCTGGTTGATAGCCCTTGCCTTTCGTCGTAACGATATGCATCAATACAGGGCCCTTCACCTTTTTCGCAAATTCCATATTCGTAATTAAATCATTGTAATCATGCCCATTCACAGGTCCGAGATACGTATAGCCCATCTCTTCGAAAAAAGTACCCTGAACAAGCAAATATTTAATGCTATCTTTAATTCGTTCCGCAGCGCCAGCAATCTTATCGCCAGCCGTTGGAATTTTCTTCATAGCAGCTTCAATATCTTTTTTGGCACGTTTAAATTTGCCTGATGTGCGCAACTTGCCTAAAACATTATGCATCGCGCCTACGTTTGGAGCAATCGACATATTGTTATCATTTAGGACAACAATCACATTTTTTTTCATATCGCCAATATGGTTCAGTGCTTCAAGCGCCATACCGCCCGTTAGCGCCCCATCACCAATGATCGGCAGAACGTGGTACTTTTCACCGCGAATATCCCTTGCAATCGCCATTCCTGCAGCTGCTGACAACGAAGTAGAACTATGTCCGGTCTCCCAAACATCATGCTCTGATTCTTTACGCTTCGGAAAACCATCTAAACCATCATGCTGACGCAATGTATCAAATCTATTTGCTCTACCAGTTAAAATCTTGTGTACGTAGGATTGGTGCCCGACATCCCATAAAAACTTATCTTCAGGGCTATTAAAACAATGGTGAAGTGCTACCGTTAGCTCAACAACACCTAGGTTCGGTCCAATATGCCCGCCCGTTTTGGAAGTCGATTGAATTAGGAACTCGCGAATATCCGCACTGAGCGCTTCCATTTGCGCTACGTCCAAGTCTTTCACGAACGCAGGATCCGTAATTTTCAATAAATCCAAACAAAACAACTCACTTTCTAGGATTTCTCCATCAATATCGATTGGCACCGCAGAACTCTAATCTGCGCCACCTTAAATGTTTCCATTGGTCTCATTATAAACCAGTTGCCCCGATTTTACTATTAAATTGTTGGTAGTTTGGGAGCAAAAGTAAACAGGATAACAAAAAAGGACGAAAAAAAGAGCATCTTATAAAATGATGCACCTTCATTTCACTCCATAGATTCTCTCCAATATTCACAGGAAAATCGAGGCTGTACTAATGTACTAAAAATCACGAACGGCGATTAAATCGGTTAATCCTAATAAAAACGTAGCATCTATGTCGAGCGTTCCTAAAGCTTGTTTCGCCAAGTCTGTATGCTCCGCTAGGGCCTGTTTTGCACCTTCTAACGACAGTAACGCTGGATACGTACTTTTTTGTAATTCAGAATCCGCACCTGTTTTTTTACCCATTTTCTGTGCATCTCCAATGACATCTAAAATATCATCACAAATTTGAAAGGCGATCCCAATATGATGCGCAAATTTCTCTAGTACCTTTTTGTCATCTTCCGAAGCACCTGCTATAATCGCACCGCTAAGAACAGAAGCGCTGAGTAATGCACCCGTTTTCCGACGATGAATCGACTCCAATTCCGAAAGCGATAACGTTCTATTTTCACCAAGAATATCCGCTTGTTGGCCGCCAACCATTCCGTTAGCTCCTGCATTCTTCGCAAAGAGTTGAATCAAATCCACTTTAATCGTAGCGGTTAAAGTCACATCACTCACAATCATCTCAAAGGCTTTTGTAAGCAGTGCGTCACCCGCCAAAATAGCCGTAGCCTCACCGTATACTTTATGATTTGTCAATTTGCCACGTCGATAATCATCATTGTCCATCGCGGGTAAATCATCGTGAATCAGACTATATGTATGGATCATTTCCATCGCAGCCGCTGTTTGATATCCCAATTCTGGCTCACGTCCGTAAGCAATGATCGTCGCTAAAACGAGTAACGGCCGAATCCGTTTACCACCCGCCTCAAGCGAATAAATCATGGATTGCTCCAACTTTTGATCAGAGTTGGTTGCAACAATGGCGTTTTTCATGCAGTTTTCCGTTTCTTGTTTATAGTGTTGCATAAACTGCTCAAAAGTCATCATTTCTTACCTTCTTCTGCCTGAAATGGCTCTTCTTCATCTGATTCCGTCACAACTTTCGCTAATTTATCTTCCGCTGCCGCTAATTTTTCTTGGCATAGTTTCGTAAGTTCAATTCCACGCTGATACATTTCGAGTGAATCTTCAAGCGAAACATTACCTTCTTCAAGCATTTGGACGATGCCTTCTAACTCTTTCATTGCTTCTTCATAGCTTATTTTTTTTGTTGCCATAGTCATTTGTCCTCCTTTTTGGTGATTTTCGCATGAATTTTCCCAGTTGCCATCGTGATTTGAATTGGATCACCAACAGATATATCCTTGCTCGATGTCAAAATTTCATCTTCTTTATAAACAACACTATAACCGCGTTTCAGTAGGGCTAATGGGCTTAAATGCTCCAACGCTTCTACTTTTTGCAGAAAATCTCGCCTTTTCATTGTAACCAGGCGACTCATTTGCTGTTTCAAATCCTTGTTCAGTGTTGCCAAATGTTGCTGTTGTTGGTCAATTTCCCGATCAAGCCCCGTATGTGTTAATCTAAATGAGAGTCGCTCAAAAGCATATTTTTTCATCATTAAATGCTGTTTCAAGCCTCGCTCTAATCGTTCTACATAATAATCCGTTCGTTCCTGATATTGCTCAATTTGACGTTTAGGCCCATGCATGATCAGACGCTCTCGCTTGCGATCTACATTTTGTTTGGAAACATCGACTCGTTGTCGCATTGCTTGGATCAAACGGAATCGCCTCTCCGCTATGCGTTCCAATAAGTCACGGTAATCTGGAACTGCTAATTCTGCTGCTGCAGTTGGCGTTGCCGCACGAACATCTGCCACATAATCGGTCAATGTTGTGTCCGTTTCATGACCTACCGCCGAAATAACGGGAATATCCGAATCAGCGACAGCTCGGACGACGATCTCCTCATTAAATGCCCACAGATCCTCAATAGAACCACCACCACGTCCAATAATCAACACATCAATATCATTGCGAAAATTAGCACGTTCAATATTGCGAACAATATTGGGAGCCGCTGTGTCCCCCTGTACTATCGTAGGGAATAGCAGAATTTCCGTCGAAGGCATCCGACGTTTCATCGTTGTAATCATATCTCGAATCGCTGCACCCGTTTTCGACGTGATAATCCCGACTTTCGCAGGAAAAGAAGGAAGCGCTCGTTTGCGATTTTGCGCAAAAAGCCCCTCCTTATCCAACTGTTTCTTCAATTGTTCCAGCTTGATGTACAGACTGCCGATGCCATCGGGCTCCATCCACTCCGCATAGAGCTGATAACGTCCGCCTTTACTAAATACGCTAACGCGACCAGTAAGTAGAATCTGCATGCCATCTTCTGGCTTAAATCCCAGTTTTGCAGCCGACTTTTGGAACATAACACAACGCAGCTCAGCGCCTTCGTCTTTCAGCGTAAAATACATATGACCGCTGACAGGCTGTTTAAAATTTGAAACTTCACCTTTGACATAAATGTTCTTCAAATAGGGATCCACTTCAAATTTTTTCTCAATATATTTAGTTAGCGCCTCAACACTGAGGTATTTATCCTGTTCCATCGTTACACAACCTTACTTCGTTTGTAATTGCGTATCCCAAATGCGTTTTGCTGCTTTTAACGTGTTAGCAAGGAGCATTGTGATAGTCATCGGGCCAACGCCACCTGGTACTGGTGTAATAAAACCAGCCGTATCTTTGACATCATCAAAGTCCACGTCACCACATAATTTATTATTCTCATCGCGATCCATACCAACATCTATGACTACAGCGCCTGGTTTGATCGCCTCTTTTTTGATAAATTTAGCAAGACCTGTCGCCACAACTAAAATATCCGCTGTTCTGGCAACTGCTGGTAAATCTTTTGTGCGGCTATGTGCAATGGTTACCGTCGCATTTTCTTGCAACAGTAATTGCGCCACAGGTTTCCCAACGATATTACTACGTCCAATTACAACGGCCTGCTTGCCTTCGATTGTTACACCTGTCGATTTAATTAATTCAATGATTCCTGCTGGTGTACAAGGAACAAACGCTTCTTTGCCCACATACAAATTCCCAACATTGATCGGGTGGAATCCATCGACATCTTTTTCAGGAATAATCGTATCAATCACTTTATCCTCCGAAATGTGTTTTGGTAGTGGCAATTGCACTAAAATACCATGAATCGTCACATCTGTATTCAACGCTTCTACCGTTTCCAATAACTTCGCTTCTGAAACGTCTTCTGGTAACTCGATTAAAACAGACTTCATACCTGCTTCTTCTGTGCGCTTCTGCTTATTTCTTACATATGTACGGCTGGCCTGATTATCGCCAACAAGTACAACCGCTAATCCTGGTTGCAAATTTTGTTTTGCGAGTTCAGCTACCTCACTTGTTACGTTTTCTTGAATCTTTTTCGCCAGTTGTTTCCCATCAATAATTTGTCCCATCAAAAAAGCCCCCTTAGTTTATATATGAAACCTGTGTATTCCGAGGCCCAAAAGCCCCGAAACAGGTAACATTACTTAGTCGTGGAAAGTTTTGTAAATTAAAAATGACACCGCGTAAAAAATTATATCTCGTTTATTCGTCGTCTTTCGCTATATTCGCTAAAACACCGTTAATAAACTTACTTGATTTCTCATCGCTGAAAATTTTAGCAATCTCCAGTGATTCATTTAAGCTAACTCGATCTGGAATATCTTCGCAATATACCATTTCAAATACACTTACTCGCAAAATAGCAAGGTCGACCTTATTTAGTCTGTCCATACTCCAATTATCCAAGTTTCCGGCGATTAACTCGTCGATCGCGGCTTTATTGGCAACAACACCCTCAACCAACTTATCGACATACGCATCGCTCTCGTCTTCCATCACGTTGGCTATTGCTTGATCCAAATGCATCTCATTGAGTTCCATTTGAAACAATATTTGAAGAGCCTTTTCCCGCGCTTCTCGTCTTTTCATTAAAAGCTCTACTCCTTATTTCTGACTGATTCTACTTGCAAAAATCGGTCAACTTAAATTTCTAATTCATCAAATGATACGGTTTCTTGACGATCGAATTGCACACCAACAATATGGATGTTTACTTCGATAACTTCAAGGCCTGTCATGTTTAAGATTGTTTCACGAATGCTATCTTGAATGTTTTGCGCTAGCAGTGGAATCGTCGCACCGAACTGAATGTAACAATACACGTCGATCACAATACCGTCTTCCGTTAGATCAATTTTAACGCCTTTACTATGGTTGGTTGCGCCACCAAGACGTTCACGCATTTCATTTGTAAAAGATCCTTGCATACCAGCTACGTTTTCCACTTCTGTCGCTGCAAGTCCAGCAATAACACCAATTACTTCTGGCGCTATCTCAATTTTACCGAGTGTTTCCTCTTCTTTGTTTTTCGTCAGTGTCATGATTATCTCTCCTTACGATAGATTCATTACATCATATTTTTCTAGGAATTTCGTGTTAAAGTCACCAGAAATGAAAACTTCATGATCAAGTACACGTAAATGGAACGGTATCGTTGTTGGAATACCTTCAATCGCAAATTCGCTTAGGGCGCGCTTCATTTTCGCAATGGCTTCATCACGAGTCTCACCATAGCAGATAACCTTAGCAACCATTGAATCGTAATATGGCGGGATTTTATAATTTGGATAGGCCGCAGAATCCACACGTACCCCATTGCCACCTGGTGGTAGGTAAAACTTGATTTCTCCTGGTGCAGGCATAAAGTTCTTCTCTGGGTTTTCGGCGTTAATACGACATTCAATCGCCCATCCAGTTAGTTTTACATCTTCTTGTCTAATGGCCAAACGCTCACCTGATGCTACAAGAATTTGCTGTTTCACTATATCAACACCTGTAATCCACTCTGTCACGGGATGTTCCACTTGTACACGGGTGTTCATTTCCATGAAATAGAATGTTTTGTCTTTTGGTTCATAAATAAATTCGATCGTTCCTGCGCCTGAATACTTCACTGCTTTCGCTGCTTTCACGGCCGCTTTCCCCATCTTTTGACGCATTTTTTCATCTAGAGCTGGCGATGGTGCTTCTTCCACGAGTTTTTGGAGACGACGTTGAATCGTGCAGTCACGCTCTCCTAAATGAATAGCATTACCATAATTATCGGCCATAATTTGAATTTCAACATGGCGGAAGTCTTGAATGAATTTCTCAATATAAACGCCTGGATCGCCGAATGCTGTTTCTGCTTCTTGTTGTGTAATTTGTAAACCAGAAACTAGTTTTTCTTCATCTTCTGCGACACGAATACCTTTACCGCCACCACCAGCTGTTGCTTTAATGATGACAGGATAACCAATTTTCTTAGCAAGTTTTTTGGCTTCTTCCACGTCTTTAATAATACCCGTAGAACCTGGAACAACTGGAACGCCTGCTTTTTTCATCGTTTCACGTGCTACGTCTTTTGTTCCCATTTGCGAAATAGCATCTGCACTTGGACCGATGAAAATAATATTACAGTCTTGGCAGAGCTCGGCAAAATCAGCATTTTCAGCTAAGAAACCGTAACCTGGATGGATCGCATCACAATTTGTCAATACGGCCACGCTAATAATGTTCGACATGTTTAAATAACTTTCTTTCGACGACGCTGGTCCAACGCAGTAAGCTTCATCTGCTAGTTGGATGTGCAAACTTTCTTTGTCTGCTTCAGAATATATGGCAACCGTTTCAATGTTCATTTCTTTTGCTGCACGAATAATACGAACAGCAATTTCTCCGCGGTTAGCTATCAGTATTTTTTTTATCATGATACATTACCCCTTATTTCTTTCTAACTTTGAATAATGGTTGACCGAATTCCACAAGTTCCCCGTTAGAAACAAGTACTTCGACGATCTCACCGTTCACATCTGCTTCTACCTCGTTTAGTAATTTCATTGCTTCGATAATACAAACAACGGATTTTACTGTCACGACAGAACCTGGCTCTACAAATGCTGGACTTTCTGGATTTGGGGAACCATAGAAAGTTCCAACCATTGGTGACGTCACCACATGAAAATCTTCTGTTGGTGCAGCTGCTGGAGTTGGCGTTTCTTCTGTTTCAACTTTTGGCGCTGGAAGAACCGCTTGTACTACTGGCGCTGATACTGTTGGTGATACGAGCTCTCCACCTTTTCTCATCTTGATTTTTCCTTGTTCTGTTTCATATTCGAATTCCGTCAATGAAGACTCATCTACTAGTTTCACAAGTTGCTTAATCTCGTTAATTGATAACATTATTTATAACACTCCTCAATATTCATCTATACATTTATATATAAGTTCAAATGCATTCGTCACGCATCCTAATTATTGTACCATACTTTTTATAGAAACTCGTAGCTTTAGACTGTTTTTTTGCAAAAAAAATAGCCTTGCCCATTTCTGATGAAAACGAACCGCAAAAGTAGGCTCCATACAGGAATAGACAGACTATTTTTATTTTACTGCGCGCGTGATACGTATGATCCGCCGTCTGTTGTATTGACAACAAGCGTGTCATCTACATTGACGAAGAATGGAACGTTAACAACTAGGCCAGTTTCAAGTGTTGCCGGCTTTGAACCACCGGAAGATGTATCGCCTTTGATTCCAGGATCTGTTGCCACAACTTTAAGTTCTACCGTGTTTGGTAAATCAACGCCAAGTGTTTCTCCTTGGTACATCACGATTTGAACTTCCATGTTTTCACGTAAAAATTTCAATTCATATTCGATTTGTTTTTCAGGAAGCTCGATTTGATCATATGTTTCTGTATTCATGAACACATGTTGATCGCCACTTGCATACAAATACTGCATTTTATTGTTGTCGATTTGGGCTTTGGCTACTTTTTCGCCGCCACGGAATGTTTTTTCTTGAATAGCGCCAGTACGTAAGTTACGTAATTTTGAACGAACGAACGCAGCACCTTTTCCTGGTTTTACGTGTTGGAAATCCAGCACGCGCCAAATACCGTTATCGACTTCGATTGTTAGACCTGTTTTAAAATCATTTACAGAAATCATCTTGTATCCTCCTACTTTTAAGTTGGTTTCATCCTTATTTATTTAACCACAAAACGCTCCATTATACAATTTTATAAAATAATTAACTCTTTTGGTGAGTGTGTTAAAACTTCATTTCCTGTTTCGGTGATCAAAATATCATCTTCAATCCGCACGCCACCAATGCCTGGCAAGTAAATACCTGGTTCATCTGTCACAACATTTCCTGGGACTAGAATATTAGGGCTCTTCATGGATAAATTTGGCCCTTCATGAATTTCCAAGCCAATGCCATGACCTAACGAATGACCAAATGCTTCGCCGTATCCTTTTGAAGCAATGTGATCACGAGCAATTGCGTCTGCTTCAATGCCTGACATGCCTGGTTTTAGCGCATCAATGACTTTCAATTGCGCTTCCAGTGTCACCGCGTAAATTTCTTTTAATTTAGCGCTTGGCTCACCGATCGCGATTGTCCTCGTCATATCGGAGCAGTAGCCTTCATAGTAACAACCGTAATCCATTGTTACAAAGTCACCCACTTCAATAATTTTATCGGATGCAACGCCATGTGGTAAAGCGGAGCGCAGGCCGGACGCTACAATCGTGTCAAAAGATGAACCAGATGCTCCGTTTCGACGCATGAAGAATTCGAGCTCATTGGACACTTCAAGTTCTGTTAAACCAGGTTTGATGAATGTTAAAATATGCTTGAATGCAGCATCCGCGATCTCACAAGCCGTTTTAATTGCAGCAAGTTCAGACGCTGTTTTCACTTTACGCATATCTTCGAACAAATCGCTAATTGGCTCTAATTTTGCTGAGAAGTAGCTTTGCATTAATTTATGCTCTGCGACTGTCACATATGCTTCTTCAAAATAAAGCGTTTTAATACCTTGTTCCGCGATAACCGCTTCCACTGTTTCAAAAATCGGGCCCTTATTTTGGCGAACTTCATATCCTACTGCTTGCTTTGCCGCTTGTTCTGTATATCGGAAATCCGTGATGAAAAATGCTTTTTTCAGTGTAATTAAAGCGATTCCTGTTGTCCCAGTAAAATCCGCCACGTAGCGACGGTTATAATCACTTGTTACAAGCACAGCCTCGATTTTGTGATCTGCTAGTGCCGCTTGAATTTTTGCTAATTTTGTCATTCCAATTCCTCCTACTTGTTTTCATTATGTAACGTCTTATTTCGCTCGAATAAAGCTATTCTATCATAAAACCGCGAAAATAACTTTTTTTATGCGTTATAACTATACGAATGCCTCGAATTAGCGTAGAATAACAAAGGTATACTATATAAGGCTGGTGAACGATTTTGAGTGGACAAACAAAAGGAATATACGGTGGACAAGCGGTTGTTGAAGGCGTCATGTTTGGCGGCAGAAGAGAGACCGTGACGGCCATTAGACGAAAAGATGGCACAATTGAATACTTTTATTTAACAAAAAATCCGCCCGCTTGGGTTCAAACGTTAAAGCGCATCCCCTTTATTCGGGGTATTGTTGCTTTAATTGAGTCGAGCGCGATTGGATCGAAACATTTAACCTTCGCGACGGATCGCTATGACGAAGATCCATTAGACGAAGCGGAAACGCAGAAAATCGAAAAAAAAGAATCGAAACTCGCAATGTGGCTCGGTGTTGCTGTTGTTGGTGTTTTATCTTTCATTTTCGCCAAGTTCGTTATGACATTAATCCCGGTATTCATCGCCAATCTTTTCCGACCGATCGTGTCTGGTGACATGGGACAAATCATGCTCGAAACACTATTTAAATTAATCCTCTTGCTCAGCTATATTTTCGCCGTCTCGCAAACGCCAATTATTAAACGTGTTTTTCAATATCATGGCGCGGAGCATAAAGTCATCAATTGTTATGAAGCTAATTTGGACCTCACTGTCGAAAATGTACAACGCCAATCACGCTTACATTATCGCTGTGGTTCTAGTTTTATCTTATTTACTGTGATTGTTGGCATGTTCATTTATATGCTCGTTCCCACAGATCCACTTTGGGCACGCGTGGTCAATCGAATCTTGCTAATACCAGTCGTTCTCGGCGTTGCATTTGAAGTATTACAACTGACTAATAAATGCCGAAATATCCCTATTTTGAAATATTTAGGCGTACCAGGTTTATGGCTACAATTATTGACAACAAAAGAACCTTCCGACGATCAAGCGGAAGTTGCCATCGCATCATTCAATGAGCTTCACCGCGTAGAACGCACGAAACAAGAAGAATCGCTCCCTGAAAACTTAGAATTACTGGAATGAGGTGAAAAAACATGCGTAATCTCCCCATTTGGTTTTATATTTTAGCTATTTTCGCAGTGATCGGTATTTTCTACGTCGGCTTTAAAAGCATTATTTCAAGCCTCGTCGTCTCGATCATCCTAATCCTGATTATTTGGCTACTGTTCCGCTTCTTTAGTAACCGACCGAAGAAGGATGATAAATATCAAGCCGCTGTCAAACAGTCGCAAAAAATGCGTGCAAAAAATCAACCACAAACAAAAAAACGAAAAACTTCACTCAAAGTCATTGATGGAAAGAAAAAATAAGTTATAATGGTAAATGAGGTAAGATAATCGAAAGGGGTATATCAACTTGAATATAGACTGGAGTTGGGCTTTAGCAATTGCAATTTTAGTTGTACTGCTAGGCTATGAAGTGTATCAATTTATTATGCGAAGAAAAGCGTTAACTATTTTGACCGAAGAAGAATTCAAAAAAGACTACCGGAAAGCGCAGCTAATCGACGTGCGTGAACCAAATGAATTCGATGCTGGACATATTTTAGGCGCGAGAAACATTCCAATGTCCCAAATGAAAGCTCGCAAAGCAGAAATTCGTCAAGATTTGCCTGTATACTTGTACTGCCAAAGCGCGCAACGTAGTAACCGCGCAGCAATCATGCTATACAAAAACGGTTACCGCAACCTGTTCCAACTTAAAGGCGGATTTAAAAAATGGTCTGGAAAAACAAAATCAAAATAAAGAGTTTGACACAGACTGTAGAAAAGCCACTAAGCTGTTTGTAGCTTGAGTGGTTTTTCTATGTAACAC
The sequence above is drawn from the Listeria weihenstephanensis genome and encodes:
- a CDS encoding DUF1385 domain-containing protein, encoding MFGGRRETVTAIRRKDGTIEYFYLTKNPPAWVQTLKRIPFIRGIVALIESSAIGSKHLTFATDRYDEDPLDEAETQKIEKKESKLAMWLGVAVVGVLSFIFAKFVMTLIPVFIANLFRPIVSGDMGQIMLETLFKLILLLSYIFAVSQTPIIKRVFQYHGAEHKVINCYEANLDLTVENVQRQSRLHYRCGSSFILFTVIVGMFIYMLVPTDPLWARVVNRILLIPVVLGVAFEVLQLTNKCRNIPILKYLGVPGLWLQLLTTKEPSDDQAEVAIASFNELHRVERTKQEESLPENLELLE
- a CDS encoding rhodanese-like domain-containing protein, with the protein product MRRKALTILTEEEFKKDYRKAQLIDVREPNEFDAGHILGARNIPMSQMKARKAEIRQDLPVYLYCQSAQRSNRAAIMLYKNGYRNLFQLKGGFKKWSGKTKSK